In Gopherus evgoodei ecotype Sinaloan lineage unplaced genomic scaffold, rGopEvg1_v1.p scaffold_48_arrow_ctg1, whole genome shotgun sequence, the following are encoded in one genomic region:
- the LOC115642948 gene encoding LOW QUALITY PROTEIN: HHIP-like protein 1 (The sequence of the model RefSeq protein was modified relative to this genomic sequence to represent the inferred CDS: inserted 3 bases in 2 codons) — translation PQCLDYKPPFQPPSPXTFCPEYSAFGCCDGRRDAQLSARXLGSVLDPAGLQSCGRCLRDLVCQECSPYAAHLYDAEDVSSPVWALPGLCPAYCAAFWPRCRSVLSLLTEDPASLALEGDRARFCGALELGDPTYCYPAVLGSVVLSQGLGRVREGARGCLQLCLREVAKGLRNPVAMVHARDGSHRFFVAEQRGCIWVFLANGSRAARPFLDPRAAVLTSPWAGGERGFLGLAFHPHFHATRTFYVYYSARAGPHETIRVSQFRVSAHDPNADDPRSERILLEVLETASNHNGGQLLFGADELLYIFTGDGGRAGDPFGAFGNAQNKSSLLGKVLRIDVEPGPDDPPHRIPPDNPFVEEPGARPEVYAYGVRNMWRCSLDRGDPTSGAGRGRIFCGDVGQNKYEEVDVIVPGANYGWRAKEGFACYDQALCTNASLGTVPPRTQGAMGRTDLSPRGAPAPIGPRHLGAGEGGCVKRQGHYIFGDFMSGRLMSLREEAGSGRWHYKELCTGQGQTCAFPGLLNHHVPHIISFAEDEASELYFLATAIPSAAVPAGILYRIMDPSRRASPGQCEISPVPVPIQGKLIPFRPTEASDGTQESWLSAHCSNPPNSTVPWVMFRM, via the exons ccccagtgcctggACTACAAGCCGCccttccagccccccagccc gacCTTCTGCCCCGAGTACTCAGCCTTCGGCTGCTGCGACGGCCGGCGGGACGCCCAGCTGAGCGCCA CGCTGGGCAGCGTCCTGGACCCCGCCGGCCTGCAGAGCTGCGGGCGCTGCCTGCGTGACCTGGTGTGCCAG gagtGCTCGCCCTACGCTGCCCACTTGTACGATGCAGAGGACGTGAGCTCCCCAGTGTGGGCCCTGCCCGGCTTGTGCCCCGCGTACTGTGCAGCCTTCTGGCCGCGGTGCCGCTCCGTGCTGAGCCTCCTGACTGAGGACCCTGCCAGCCTGGCGCTGGAGGGCGACCGCGCCCGCTTCTGTGGCGCCCTGGAGCTGGGCGACCCCACCTACTGCTACCCAGCAGTGCTGGGCAGCGTGGTGCTGAGCCAGGGGCTGGGCCGGGTGCGGGAGGGCGCCcgcggctgcctgcagctctgccTGCGAGAGGTGGCCAAGGGGCTGCGTAACCCCGTGGCCATGGTGCACGCCAGGGACGGCTCCCACCGCTTCTTCGTGGCCGAGCAGCGGGGCTGCATCTGGGTCTTCCTGGCCAACGGCTCGCGGGCCGCGCGCCCCTTCCTGGACCCGCGGGCGGCCGTGCTCACCTCACCCTGGGCGGGCGGCGAGCGGGGCTTCCTGGGCCTGGCCTTCCACCCCCATTTTCACGCCACCCGCACCTTCTACGTCTACTACTCCGCCCGCGCCGGGCCCCACGAGACCATCCGCGTCTCCCAGTTCCGCGTCTCGGCCCACGACCCCAACGCTGACGACCCCCGCTCCGAGAG GATCCTCCTGGAGGTGCTGGAGACGGCGTCGAACCACAACGGGGGGCAGCTGCTGTTTGGGGCTGACGAGCTGCTCTACATCTTCACAGGGGACGGGGGGCGAGCGGGGGACCCCTTCGGGGCCTTCGGCAATGCCCAGAACAA gtCGTCCCTGCTGGGCAAAGTGCTGCGGATTGACGTGGAGCCGGGGCCCGACGACCCCCCCCACCGCATCCCGCCCGACAACCCCTTTGTGGAGGAGCCAGGGGCCCGGCCCGAGGTCTACGCCTATGGGGTGCGGAACATGTGGCGCTGCTCCTTGGACAGGGGTGACCCCACCAGCGGCGCCGGGCGCGGACGCATCTTCTGCGGGGACGTGGGGCAGAACAAGTACGAGGAGGTGGACGTCATCGTGCCGGGTGCCAACTACGGCTGGCGGGCGAAGGAAGGGTTCGCCTGCTACGACCAGGCACTGTGCACCAACGCCTCGCTCGGTACAGTCCCGCCTCGCACCCAGGGCGCCATGGGCCGGACGGACCTGTCCCCTcgaggggcgccggctcccatcggCCCCAGG CACCTTGGGGCGGGAGAGGGAGGCTGCGTCAAGCGTCAAGGCCACTACATCTTTGGGGACTTCATGAGCGG GCGCCTGATGTCGCTGCGGGAGGAGGCTGGCTCCGGGCGCTGGCACTACAAGGAGCTGTGCACGGGCCAGGGCCAGACCTGCGCCTTCCCTGGCCTCCTCAACCACCACGTACCCCACATCATCTCCTTCGCCGAGGACGAGGCCA GTGAGCTCTATTTCCTCGCCACGGCCATCCCCAGTGCAGCCGTGCCAGCTGGGATCTTGTATCGGATCATGGACCCCTCCAG GCGGGCGTCCCCCGGACAGTGCGAGATCAGCCCCGTGCCCGTCCCCATCCAAGGGAAGCTGATTCCCTTCCGCCCAACAGA agccagtgatggaacccaggagtcctggctctcagcccactgctctaacccacccAATTCTactgtaccctgggtaatgttcAGGATGTAG